The following are encoded in a window of Campylobacter sp. MIT 12-8780 genomic DNA:
- the dccR gene encoding two-component system response regulator DccR — MAAKILLLEDDINLSELVEEFLIDEGYEVSLVNDAEAALNLAYEKHFDLWILDVKVPLGDGFSLLKELRQAGKNTPAIFLTSLNTASDLKEGFDAGCDDYIKKPFELVELALRVESILKRSFAHKNENYEDLGDNYKFSLSSQILYKDDKALTLPSKEIKLLSLLLKHKNRFVSVEQIFEELWDYDEEPSELSLRAYVKNLRKILGKDSIINQRGRGYCYDRG; from the coding sequence ATGGCAGCGAAGATTCTTTTACTTGAAGATGATATTAATCTTAGCGAGCTTGTTGAGGAATTTCTGATTGATGAGGGGTATGAAGTAAGCTTGGTAAATGATGCTGAAGCGGCTTTAAATCTTGCCTATGAAAAGCATTTTGATCTGTGGATTTTAGATGTTAAAGTGCCTTTAGGCGATGGTTTTTCTTTGCTTAAAGAACTCAGACAAGCAGGCAAAAACACGCCAGCCATTTTTCTGACTTCTTTAAATACGGCTAGTGATTTAAAAGAAGGCTTTGATGCGGGTTGTGATGATTATATCAAAAAGCCTTTTGAGCTTGTTGAACTTGCTTTGCGTGTTGAAAGTATATTAAAACGTTCTTTTGCTCATAAAAATGAAAATTATGAGGATTTAGGTGATAATTACAAATTCTCTCTTTCTTCTCAAATTTTATACAAAGATGATAAAGCCCTTACCTTACCAAGTAAGGAAATCAAGCTTTTGTCTTTGCTTTTAAAGCACAAAAATCGCTTTGTGAGTGTGGAGCAGATTTTTGAAGAGCTTTGGGATTATGATGAAGAGCCAAGCGAGCTGAGTTTAAGAGCTTATGTGAAAAATTTAAGAAAAATTCTTGGTAAGGATTCTATCATCAACCAACGCGGCAGAGGGTATTGCTATGACAGAGGCTAA
- a CDS encoding Fur family transcriptional regulator produces MNAVELLREQGIALTDLRLEMLEILANANEPLSFDDFHLEANKTTFYRNIQLFEEKGIVSKSTLERKSFYELALGAKAHFVCDVCHKITDFQMPKIKGKVKSVIAKGVCDQCDEEA; encoded by the coding sequence ATGAACGCAGTCGAACTTCTTAGAGAACAAGGGATCGCTCTTACTGATTTAAGACTTGAAATGCTTGAAATTTTAGCCAATGCCAATGAGCCTTTGAGTTTTGATGATTTTCATTTAGAGGCGAATAAAACCACATTTTACCGCAATATCCAGCTTTTTGAAGAAAAGGGTATAGTGAGTAAAAGCACGCTTGAAAGAAAGAGTTTTTACGAGCTTGCTTTGGGCGCAAAAGCTCATTTTGTCTGTGATGTGTGTCATAAAATCACGGATTTTCAAATGCCAAAAATCAAAGGCAAGGTTAAAAGCGTGATCGCCAAAGGAGTGTGCGATCAGTGCGATGAAGAGGCTTGA
- a CDS encoding sensor histidine kinase: protein MTEAKWVIRSILSLYLVTTGIFLLIFFVLWYQKLYEELVNVKTSGLKDAHRTIVLSVINSKYTPITQACKDISSVSSLKFAILDEKQILCSSLDFTPKDLNVSVRTRGIYKNKAFYIAAMDSTSYYLQKGDDRKEDFERESIQDGALRTFVVGEDVGEDLVLIRSKVLAGALFSFLLIALVSYFLVKIAIKPLENKIKTLNSFIKDFTHEINTPLSVILLSIERLEQQKNVLDEVKFKRMKLAAKTLSQTYSDLIFYTFPDTISNEEEKIDMKELVSERLEYFKLFFEQKKLDLSVELEANNFLVASKSKINKMFDNLLNNAIKYNKKGGFIQVKLKDNTLSIKDSGCGIDEENVKKIFDRYARFNKDQGGFGIGLSLVQDICKEYKITIKCHSKLREGTEFVLSW from the coding sequence ATGACAGAGGCTAAATGGGTAATTAGATCAATTCTTAGCCTTTATCTTGTAACAACAGGCATTTTCTTGCTTATCTTTTTTGTTTTGTGGTATCAAAAGCTTTATGAAGAACTTGTTAATGTAAAAACTTCAGGCTTAAAAGATGCTCACAGAACTATAGTTTTAAGTGTGATAAACTCCAAATACACCCCAATTACTCAAGCATGCAAAGATATAAGCAGTGTTTCAAGTCTTAAATTTGCTATACTTGATGAAAAGCAAATTCTTTGCTCAAGTTTGGATTTTACCCCAAAAGATCTTAATGTAAGCGTTCGCACAAGAGGAATTTATAAAAACAAAGCCTTTTATATAGCGGCTATGGATTCAACGAGTTATTATCTTCAAAAAGGTGATGATAGAAAAGAAGATTTTGAGCGAGAGAGCATACAAGATGGAGCTTTGAGGACTTTTGTCGTGGGTGAGGATGTGGGGGAGGATTTGGTGCTTATTAGATCAAAAGTTCTTGCAGGTGCTTTGTTTTCTTTTTTACTTATCGCTTTAGTTTCTTATTTTTTGGTAAAAATTGCTATAAAACCGCTTGAAAACAAGATTAAAACCTTAAATAGCTTTATTAAAGACTTTACACATGAGATTAATACACCTTTAAGCGTGATTTTGCTTAGTATCGAAAGGCTTGAACAGCAAAAAAATGTCCTTGATGAGGTTAAATTTAAACGTATGAAACTTGCTGCAAAAACCTTAAGTCAGACGTATTCGGATTTGATTTTTTATACTTTTCCAGATACGATTTCAAATGAAGAAGAAAAGATTGATATGAAAGAGCTTGTGAGTGAAAGGCTTGAGTATTTTAAGCTCTTTTTTGAGCAAAAAAAGTTGGATTTAAGTGTAGAACTTGAGGCAAACAACTTTTTGGTGGCGAGTAAAAGCAAGATCAATAAAATGTTTGATAATCTTTTAAACAATGCTATTAAATACAATAAAAAAGGCGGCTTTATACAAGTAAAACTCAAAGACAATACCCTTTCAATCAAAGATAGTGGGTGTGGGATTGATGAAGAGAATGTGAAAAAGATTTTTGATCGTTATGCTCGTTTTAACAAAGATCAAGGCGGTTTTGGCATAGGCTTAAGCCTTGTGCAAGATATTTGTAAGGAGTATAAAATCACTATAAAATGCCATTCAAAGCTGCGCGAGGGCACGGAATTTGTGCTGAGCTGGTGA
- a CDS encoding polyphenol oxidase family protein: MGTHRSDFFSLLDNEKAGAFMAYNADFMGFRAQILNKNIFAHHAPTIKKCVFMEQVHSNKVELFDENKSIYTCDGLITDEKNIALCVLSADCLPLLLWHEKGYIGALHSGRKGCFSNILNEAIQKMRASFDTNLDLAQMHLFIGASICKQNYEINGEVLADAKAHFKDFVDENKLDLKALVKAQAKKLHIAYIHDSGICSFEDKRFFSYRRDKSEQRFVSVIYLK, translated from the coding sequence TTGGGAACACATAGATCGGATTTCTTTTCTTTACTAGATAATGAAAAAGCTGGGGCTTTTATGGCTTATAATGCTGATTTTATGGGTTTTAGAGCTCAAATTTTAAATAAAAATATTTTCGCACATCACGCACCAACTATAAAAAAATGTGTTTTTATGGAACAAGTGCATTCAAACAAGGTTGAACTTTTTGATGAAAATAAAAGTATTTATACTTGCGATGGTTTAATCACAGATGAAAAAAATATCGCCCTTTGCGTTTTAAGTGCGGATTGTTTGCCTTTGCTTTTATGGCATGAAAAAGGCTATATAGGCGCTTTGCATTCTGGACGAAAGGGCTGTTTTTCAAATATCTTAAATGAAGCCATACAAAAGATGAGAGCAAGCTTTGACACAAATTTAGATTTAGCGCAAATGCACCTTTTTATCGGCGCATCAATTTGCAAGCAAAACTATGAAATAAATGGCGAGGTTTTAGCCGATGCTAAGGCTCATTTCAAAGACTTTGTAGATGAAAATAAGCTTGATTTAAAAGCCTTAGTTAAAGCCCAAGCCAAAAAACTTCATATCGCTTATATCCATGATAGTGGAATTTGCAGTTTTGAAGACAAACGCTTTTTTTCTTACCGACGCGATAAGAGCGAGCAACGTTTTGTAAGCGTAATTTATCTTAAGTGA
- a CDS encoding metal ABC transporter permease → MFDMFEFSFFQNALLASVLISLACGIIGSLVMINRLFSMAGGITHGAFGGIGLAFYFSLPLLLCTSVFTLFLALIVAFLSKRFPHRSDNFIAVIWAFGMALGLILIDLSAGYKSDLMAYLFGSILAISSADLWLMFGANCLFIVLVLAFYRQFVAISFDQEFALLRGVNTSFFYYLLICMIAFCIVICMRCVGLILIIALLSIPCFIAEYFTQKLLKMMALASLLSFIFCFLGLVLSFVFNLSSSASIIMIACLAFVLVFAAKRRKS, encoded by the coding sequence ATGTTTGATATGTTTGAATTTTCTTTTTTCCAAAATGCTCTTTTAGCCTCTGTTCTTATCAGTTTAGCCTGTGGGATAATTGGCTCTTTAGTGATGATAAATCGCCTTTTTTCAATGGCTGGAGGGATCACTCATGGAGCATTTGGGGGCATAGGTTTGGCGTTTTATTTTTCTTTGCCCTTGCTTTTATGCACCTCAGTTTTTACGCTTTTTTTAGCCTTAATCGTCGCTTTTTTATCCAAACGTTTTCCTCATAGAAGCGATAATTTCATCGCTGTTATTTGGGCATTTGGAATGGCTTTGGGCTTGATTTTGATTGATTTAAGTGCTGGATATAAGAGTGATTTAATGGCGTATTTATTTGGCTCGATTTTAGCCATTTCAAGTGCTGATTTATGGCTTATGTTTGGTGCTAATTGCCTTTTTATAGTGCTTGTGCTTGCTTTTTATCGTCAATTTGTCGCTATAAGTTTTGATCAAGAATTTGCCTTGCTTCGCGGTGTAAATACAAGCTTTTTTTATTATTTGCTTATCTGTATGATCGCTTTTTGTATAGTCATTTGTATGCGTTGTGTGGGATTGATTTTAATCATTGCCTTGCTTAGCATTCCTTGTTTTATTGCTGAATATTTTACTCAAAAACTTTTAAAAATGATGGCTTTAGCCTCACTTTTAAGCTTTATTTTTTGCTTTTTAGGGCTTGTTTTAAGTTTTGTGTTCAATCTTAGCAGCAGTGCAAGTATCATCATGATAGCCTGCCTAGCCTTTGTGCTTGTGTTTGCAGCAAAAAGAAGAAAAAGCTAA
- a CDS encoding metal ABC transporter solute-binding protein, Zn/Mn family has protein sequence MKKILTSLIFALPLFAKPIISVSIPPQSYFVQKIAGDSVEINEVIPPNTDEHNFDFKPSTMQKLEQSDIYFTIGLEFEKPMIYKFKDSFKNLKIIDTRNDIKPLYTTFEHSHHQEGEHETHFEHKHAPAVFKDSEVKDRSINDYQGEFYSVYPLLLDDSLDEVFYLKALNNKQSKDEIKAYYKEGYKSDIDKIIIAQNTITFYKKNEVLKGTYAYKGFVIFTYESGKKGVRYQFENTDTTSKAPKFVQFSDHQINPTKSNHFHIFMGDLSFEALNKEMHNWPTFYSSLLSKEQIIEDQIAHIELGNDPHIWLDPLLVKTQARTIAQALSKEYPHNKALYEKNLAHFEKELDALDSKIKSLLKDKKGKKFIVYHPSWAYFAARYDLVQVPVEIEGKEPKLKDLKALIELAKKEKIQTIFVQKGFPQNAARLLAKECGADIAEIDHLARDWENELLNSAQKLGGIK, from the coding sequence ATGAAAAAAATTCTCACAAGCCTCATCTTTGCTTTGCCTCTTTTTGCAAAGCCAATTATTAGCGTTAGTATACCACCACAAAGCTATTTCGTGCAAAAAATAGCAGGAGACAGCGTAGAAATCAATGAAGTCATACCGCCAAATACAGACGAGCATAATTTTGACTTTAAACCCTCAACCATGCAAAAGCTTGAGCAAAGCGATATTTATTTTACCATAGGACTTGAGTTTGAAAAGCCTATGATATATAAATTTAAAGACAGCTTTAAAAATCTTAAGATTATAGACACTAGAAATGACATCAAGCCACTTTACACCACTTTTGAGCATTCTCATCATCAAGAAGGCGAGCATGAAACGCATTTTGAGCATAAGCACGCTCCAGCCGTGTTTAAAGATAGTGAGGTAAAAGATAGGAGTATAAATGATTATCAAGGCGAGTTTTACTCAGTGTATCCGCTCTTGCTTGATGATAGCTTAGATGAGGTGTTTTATCTTAAAGCACTAAACAACAAGCAAAGTAAAGATGAGATTAAAGCTTATTATAAAGAAGGTTATAAAAGCGATATTGATAAGATTATCATCGCTCAAAACACCATAACTTTTTATAAGAAAAATGAAGTTTTAAAAGGCACTTATGCGTATAAGGGCTTTGTAATTTTTACTTATGAAAGTGGCAAAAAAGGCGTGCGTTATCAGTTTGAAAATACTGATACAACAAGCAAAGCCCCTAAATTCGTGCAATTTAGCGATCATCAAATCAATCCAACAAAAAGCAATCATTTTCATATCTTTATGGGCGATTTAAGCTTTGAAGCACTTAACAAAGAAATGCATAACTGGCCTACTTTTTACTCAAGTTTGCTTTCTAAAGAACAAATCATAGAAGATCAAATCGCTCATATCGAGCTAGGAAATGATCCACATATCTGGCTTGATCCGCTTTTAGTAAAAACACAAGCACGCACCATAGCACAGGCTTTAAGCAAAGAGTATCCACACAACAAAGCCCTTTATGAAAAAAATCTAGCTCATTTTGAAAAAGAACTTGATGCCTTAGATAGCAAGATAAAAAGCCTTTTAAAGGATAAAAAAGGCAAGAAATTTATAGTCTATCATCCAAGCTGGGCGTATTTTGCAGCAAGATATGATCTCGTGCAAGTGCCAGTTGAGATTGAAGGAAAAGAGCCAAAACTTAAAGACTTAAAAGCCTTAATAGAACTTGCTAAAAAAGAAAAGATACAAACTATCTTCGTGCAAAAGGGTTTCCCTCAAAACGCAGCAAGGCTTTTAGCTAAAGAATGCGGTGCTGATATAGCAGAGATCGATCATCTTGCAAGAGACTGGGAAAATGAGCTTTTAAACTCAGCTCAAAAACTTGGTGGCATTAAGTAA
- a CDS encoding triose-phosphate isomerase, which yields MIYAANLKCHHSRASFALYAQKLDEALKIHKKDEIFVFPPSSCFHANIKHFTQGAQNFYPCVQGAFTGEIGKEQLDEFGINSVLIGHSERRTLGDNESLIKAKFDFAKEHAYTIIFCIGEDLACKKAGKTKDFLHKQLENIDLNYKKLIIAYEPIYSIGTGVSAEFKDIEEVLLFLSGLSKAKLLYGGSVNEENIKAILDIKHCNGVLIGSASLKVENFISLIKG from the coding sequence ATGATATATGCGGCGAATTTAAAGTGCCATCATTCAAGAGCTTCTTTTGCTTTGTATGCTCAAAAGCTTGATGAAGCTTTAAAAATACATAAAAAAGATGAGATTTTTGTCTTTCCGCCAAGCTCGTGTTTTCATGCAAATATCAAGCATTTTACTCAAGGAGCACAGAACTTTTATCCTTGCGTGCAAGGAGCATTTACCGGCGAGATAGGCAAAGAACAGCTTGATGAATTTGGTATAAACTCTGTTTTGATAGGACATTCAGAGCGAAGAACCTTAGGCGATAATGAAAGCCTCATCAAAGCTAAATTTGACTTTGCAAAAGAGCATGCTTATACGATCATCTTTTGTATAGGAGAAGATTTAGCATGCAAAAAAGCTGGTAAAACAAAGGATTTTTTACACAAGCAGCTTGAAAATATAGATTTAAATTATAAAAAACTCATCATCGCTTATGAACCAATCTACTCCATAGGCACAGGGGTAAGTGCTGAATTTAAAGATATAGAAGAAGTTTTGCTTTTTTTAAGTGGCTTAAGCAAAGCAAAACTTTTGTATGGCGGAAGTGTTAATGAAGAAAATATCAAAGCTATTTTAGATATAAAGCATTGCAACGGAGTTTTAATAGGCTCAGCAAGCTTAAAAGTAGAAAATTTCATCTCTCTTATAAAAGGATAA
- the fabI gene encoding enoyl-ACP reductase FabI, translating into MLMKGKKGLIVGVANNKSIAYGIAKACAAQGAELAFTYLNEALQKRVEPIAAEFNSKAVYELDVNNEEHLNALASKIEKDFGKLDFVVHAVAYAPKEALEGAFINTTKEAFNIALGTSAYSLVALTRAVLPILNDNASVLTLSYLGGVKYVPHYNVMGVAKAALESSVRYLARDLGVRGIRVNAISAGPIKTLAASGIGDFRMILKYNEINAPLKKNVSTDEVGNSAMYLLSDLASGVSGEIHYVDAGYNIMGMGDVCEDEEGKTILCWDKEK; encoded by the coding sequence ATGTTAATGAAGGGCAAAAAAGGACTTATAGTTGGTGTAGCCAATAACAAATCAATCGCTTATGGTATAGCTAAAGCGTGTGCGGCTCAAGGAGCAGAGCTGGCTTTTACTTACTTAAATGAAGCCTTACAAAAACGTGTCGAACCCATCGCAGCTGAGTTTAACTCAAAGGCTGTGTATGAACTTGATGTGAATAACGAGGAGCATTTAAACGCCCTTGCAAGCAAGATAGAAAAAGACTTTGGTAAGCTGGATTTTGTAGTGCATGCTGTAGCTTATGCTCCAAAAGAGGCTTTAGAAGGTGCTTTTATCAACACCACAAAAGAAGCTTTTAATATAGCTCTTGGCACTTCAGCTTACTCTTTAGTAGCTTTAACGCGCGCGGTGCTTCCTATCTTAAATGATAATGCTTCAGTGCTAACTCTTAGCTATCTTGGTGGGGTAAAATATGTGCCACATTATAATGTCATGGGTGTAGCTAAGGCTGCTCTTGAAAGCTCTGTGCGTTATCTTGCAAGGGATTTAGGTGTAAGGGGCATAAGGGTAAATGCTATCTCAGCAGGACCTATTAAAACCCTTGCAGCAAGCGGTATAGGGGACTTTAGAATGATTTTAAAATATAATGAAATCAACGCTCCATTAAAGAAAAATGTAAGCACTGATGAGGTGGGAAATTCTGCTATGTATTTACTTAGCGACTTAGCAAGCGGGGTAAGTGGAGAAATTCACTATGTTGATGCAGGCTATAATATCATGGGAATGGGCGATGTGTGCGAAGATGAAGAAGGTAAAACCATACTTTGCTGGGACAAGGAAAAATAA
- a CDS encoding nickel/cobalt transporter, with the protein MKKILLFCILFFSSELLACALCAAYTPKTHISIEFMHEDSTLKGAKLVWSFSKEFKTVLLQSYDMNYNGKFDKEEFEIIEAAMLDYLKPRHFLTHIDTYENNAKKELPFQAKSLGFSEYNDELIYTYELDFKLKLEPLSVFSLHTEDKEGFFDLAFLPFSPIKFDENLILQANENTNVIFFELTFLNAKTQNHQKTLNLSDEKGFLDSLLQKARDLNFTLLNFIKEGIKEQQSVASVLIFILLSFGYGVFHAAAPGHSKLLASSYFLSHKSSYLKALSFALKVALIHIISAFLLVSIGLFILKTFVTRFASEASFIITQFSSVLIIFIALVLLSKKILHSKHEKHCSCATCTHSNNAKLSDFSVILAASILPCPTMVLVFVLGFEFSFFYALISAVFIALGMALVVFFAAAFAHKIHQKTSHETLRKSLEYLALIVMILLGFFIFFNAKSGVF; encoded by the coding sequence ATGAAAAAAATTCTTTTATTTTGCATTTTATTTTTTTCAAGTGAGCTTTTAGCTTGTGCTTTGTGTGCTGCTTATACGCCTAAAACACACATTAGCATTGAGTTTATGCATGAAGATAGCACATTAAAAGGAGCAAAACTTGTGTGGAGTTTTAGCAAGGAATTTAAAACCGTGCTTTTACAAAGCTATGATATGAATTATAATGGAAAATTTGACAAAGAAGAGTTTGAAATCATTGAAGCAGCAATGCTTGATTATCTTAAGCCACGTCATTTTTTAACGCATATTGACACTTATGAAAATAATGCAAAAAAAGAATTACCCTTTCAAGCTAAGTCCTTAGGCTTTAGTGAATATAATGATGAGCTCATATATACATATGAGCTTGATTTTAAGCTTAAACTTGAGCCTTTGAGCGTTTTTTCTTTGCATACTGAAGATAAAGAAGGTTTTTTTGATCTTGCTTTTTTACCTTTTTCACCCATAAAATTTGATGAAAATCTCATCTTGCAAGCCAATGAAAACACTAATGTGATCTTTTTTGAACTTACTTTTTTAAATGCCAAAACACAAAATCATCAAAAAACACTCAATTTAAGCGATGAAAAAGGCTTTTTAGACAGCTTATTACAAAAGGCTAGGGATTTAAATTTTACGCTTTTAAACTTCATCAAAGAAGGCATTAAAGAACAGCAAAGTGTAGCTAGTGTGCTCATTTTTATCCTGCTTTCATTTGGTTATGGCGTATTTCACGCAGCTGCTCCAGGACATTCTAAACTTTTGGCAAGTTCGTATTTTTTAAGCCATAAAAGCTCATATCTTAAAGCACTAAGCTTTGCTTTAAAAGTAGCACTCATTCATATCATCAGTGCTTTTTTGCTCGTAAGCATAGGGCTTTTTATACTCAAAACCTTTGTTACGCGTTTTGCAAGTGAGGCTAGCTTTATCATCACGCAATTTTCAAGTGTGTTAATCATTTTTATAGCCCTAGTTTTACTGAGTAAAAAAATCCTTCATTCAAAGCATGAAAAACACTGCTCTTGTGCAACTTGCACGCATTCAAATAATGCTAAATTAAGCGATTTTAGCGTCATTTTGGCTGCTTCTATTTTGCCTTGTCCTACCATGGTGCTTGTTTTTGTATTAGGCTTTGAATTTAGCTTTTTTTATGCCCTTATAAGTGCTGTTTTTATCGCACTTGGCATGGCTTTGGTTGTGTTTTTTGCCGCAGCTTTTGCGCATAAAATTCATCAAAAAACAAGCCATGAGACTCTAAGAAAAAGCCTTGAATACCTTGCTTTGATCGTTATGATCTTGCTTGGCTTTTTTATCTTTTTTAACGCAAAATCTGGAGTATTTTAA
- a CDS encoding bacteriohemerythrin, whose product MLPRWDNSYSVYNAKVDEQHKKLFELAAEVERISDRPVSKAEVKDLLAGFFNYMKEHFHDEEKYMQTIGFPNLEPHKKIHKDIIQMMIDLIKDIRSTNDLKEKLYVAAKKWLLEHILFEDMKVAEYRKSLLSSEDGSDVSFEANDEDDSDTQVHSYFYTCACEGKIHDVPFSIHQKIQKNKKKFNCKTCKQAIKFYKTT is encoded by the coding sequence ATGCTCCCAAGGTGGGATAATTCTTACAGCGTATATAACGCTAAAGTCGATGAGCAGCACAAAAAGCTTTTCGAGCTTGCAGCTGAAGTTGAGCGAATCTCAGATAGACCTGTAAGCAAAGCAGAGGTAAAAGACTTACTAGCTGGCTTTTTTAACTATATGAAAGAACATTTTCACGATGAAGAAAAATACATGCAAACCATAGGTTTTCCAAACCTTGAACCTCATAAAAAAATTCACAAAGATATCATTCAAATGATGATTGATCTCATCAAAGATATTCGTAGCACAAATGATTTAAAAGAAAAACTCTATGTAGCAGCTAAAAAATGGCTTTTAGAGCATATTTTGTTTGAAGATATGAAAGTCGCTGAATATAGAAAATCCCTTCTTTCTTCAGAAGATGGCAGTGATGTTAGCTTTGAAGCAAATGATGAAGATGACAGCGATACACAAGTGCATAGTTATTTTTATACCTGTGCTTGTGAGGGAAAAATTCACGATGTACCTTTTAGCATTCATCAAAAAATCCAAAAAAATAAAAAGAAATTCAACTGCAAAACTTGCAAACAAGCAATCAAATTTTACAAAACCACTTAA
- a CDS encoding metal ABC transporter ATP-binding protein, producing the protein MKLFELSKLNYAYDKEMVLKDINLSYDTKDFLAIIGPNGGGKSTLIKLILGLLPCTNFKFKAVKTSEIGYVPQNTLVNENFSINTLELVLMGRINEKIFGFYSKEDRAKALEALEKVGLKEFAYKNIKDLSGGQRQRAYIARALISSCKLLILDEPSASLDSKSALNIFELLSSLHEQGIGIISICHDINIVLAFANKIAYLNKELILHDNDKHKAKLLTHLKSHQHFCAVEMSFDECLSCEHTHKRSENV; encoded by the coding sequence ATGAAACTTTTTGAACTTTCAAAGCTAAATTATGCTTATGATAAAGAAATGGTGCTTAAAGATATCAATTTAAGCTATGATACAAAGGACTTTTTGGCTATCATTGGACCAAATGGAGGTGGTAAATCAACGCTTATAAAGCTTATCTTAGGACTTTTACCCTGCACTAATTTTAAATTTAAGGCTGTAAAAACAAGTGAGATTGGCTATGTGCCTCAAAACACGCTCGTGAATGAAAATTTCAGCATAAATACACTTGAGCTTGTATTAATGGGACGCATTAATGAAAAAATCTTTGGTTTTTATAGCAAAGAAGATAGAGCCAAAGCCCTAGAAGCTCTTGAAAAAGTTGGTTTAAAAGAGTTTGCATATAAAAATATCAAAGATTTAAGTGGAGGACAAAGACAAAGAGCTTATATAGCAAGGGCTTTGATAAGTTCATGCAAGCTTTTAATTCTTGATGAACCAAGTGCTAGCCTTGATAGCAAAAGTGCTTTAAATATCTTTGAGCTTTTAAGTTCTTTGCACGAGCAAGGCATAGGCATTATCAGCATTTGCCATGATATTAATATAGTGCTTGCCTTTGCAAATAAAATCGCTTATCTTAACAAAGAACTTATCTTGCATGATAATGATAAACACAAAGCAAAGCTGCTTACTCATCTTAAAAGCCACCAGCATTTTTGTGCGGTAGAAATGAGCTTTGATGAATGCTTAAGTTGCGAGCATACACACAAAAGGAGCGAAAATGTTTGA
- the ribE gene encoding riboflavin synthase, protein MFNGLIREIAEVKAYKNNILSLKASYKPKLGDSIAVNGACLSVIKLAQDGFDVELSKESRSHLALENYKDKVHIEPALRLSDRIDGHLMQGHIDFIATLEKIEKIENGVDFYLKLPTKAMPLMSEKGSIGVDGVSLTINEVFTNSIRLTIIPISFKETLFHSYKIGRKINIESDLLARYTLRWLECKNAKTDQKELSWEHIDRISFLY, encoded by the coding sequence ATGTTTAATGGGCTTATAAGAGAAATTGCTGAAGTTAAGGCTTATAAGAACAATATTTTAAGCCTTAAAGCCTCTTATAAACCCAAACTTGGCGATAGTATAGCTGTAAATGGAGCATGTTTAAGCGTCATTAAACTAGCACAAGATGGCTTTGATGTCGAGCTTTCAAAGGAAAGTAGAAGCCACCTTGCCCTTGAAAATTATAAAGACAAAGTGCATATAGAACCAGCTCTAAGGCTTAGCGATAGGATAGATGGACACTTAATGCAAGGGCATATCGACTTTATCGCTACCTTAGAAAAAATTGAAAAAATCGAAAATGGAGTGGATTTTTATCTTAAACTTCCAACCAAAGCCATGCCCTTAATGAGCGAAAAAGGGAGCATAGGCGTTGATGGCGTAAGTCTTACCATCAATGAAGTTTTTACAAATTCCATACGCTTAACCATTATCCCTATAAGCTTTAAAGAAACTTTATTTCACAGCTATAAAATAGGACGCAAGATCAATATAGAAAGTGATTTGCTCGCTCGTTATACTTTAAGATGGCTTGAGTGTAAAAATGCAAAAACAGATCAAAAGGAACTTTCTTGGGAACACATAGATCGGATTTCTTTTCTTTACTAG
- a CDS encoding ribbon-helix-helix domain-containing protein: MKKKEVKACYFRLPAKLKQRLDELSKKTQSPKSKLIVEALEAYLENHDNDKEDFSFAIDALEELKDGNYNKASKKIDKAVKKLQK, encoded by the coding sequence ATGAAAAAAAAAGAAGTTAAAGCGTGTTATTTTAGACTACCAGCAAAATTAAAACAAAGACTTGATGAGCTTAGCAAAAAAACGCAAAGTCCCAAGTCAAAACTTATCGTAGAAGCTCTTGAAGCTTACCTTGAAAACCATGACAATGATAAAGAAGATTTTTCATTTGCTATTGATGCTTTAGAAGAACTAAAAGATGGAAACTACAACAAGGCAAGTAAGAAAATCGATAAAGCAGTAAAAAAACTACAAAAATAA